The proteins below come from a single bacterium genomic window:
- a CDS encoding DUF721 domain-containing protein encodes MKQSPVRFRKANPLNISDVIGSVVKELHCEADLHFEQVKKQWENIVGSANAKNTRPVSLVKGVLTIAVSSPVWLTQSLFYKSSFIKKVNNYNPVSDFIIFDIKFVLDKSQ; translated from the coding sequence ATGAAACAGTCTCCTGTCAGGTTCAGAAAGGCGAACCCTTTAAATATTTCGGATGTAATTGGATCGGTTGTGAAAGAGCTCCACTGTGAGGCCGATCTGCATTTTGAACAGGTAAAAAAACAGTGGGAGAACATAGTTGGCTCAGCAAATGCAAAAAATACACGGCCTGTGTCGCTTGTTAAGGGAGTTCTCACCATAGCTGTCTCTTCTCCCGTATGGCTGACACAGTCCCTTTTTTATAAGTCGTCGTTTATAAAGAAAGTCAATAATTACAATCCGGTCAGTGACTTTATCATTTTTGATATTAAATTCGTTCTCGATAAATCCCAATAG
- the dnaN gene encoding DNA polymerase III subunit beta yields MKVIIGRNELFEGLQHVFNVVPQKPTLPVLTNFLIRVSDGSMSISGTDMDIAITTVIDCTTEGEGAVTVNAKRLINIIRELPEEDITLTIDGERIGVSFSRGESVIMGMSSSDYPALKETVEGITTTLSGADFVEMVDKTGFSVAVDRTRLSLTGVFWQIASDKTTMVSTDGHRLSLSSRKLPLDVSQEAEAIVPPKALNQAARMIAAGIELRKVVFGDGIILFDFPKTIIFSKLIEGPYPNFMQVIPANNSKHVFVSTELLSAAVRRVSVLSNTITHQIKLSITPGSMELSTTNADIGGEARENLQVRYDGEPITVGYNASFLQEILRKIETEESVLDLELPNAAGIIKPVGLDESLEYIYLIMPLRINE; encoded by the coding sequence GTGAAGGTTATAATTGGTAGAAATGAGCTTTTTGAAGGTCTACAACATGTTTTTAATGTTGTTCCTCAAAAACCAACCTTGCCTGTTCTAACCAATTTTCTCATCAGGGTTTCTGATGGAAGTATGTCGATTTCCGGAACTGACATGGATATTGCCATAACGACGGTTATCGACTGTACCACAGAAGGAGAGGGAGCTGTCACAGTCAATGCAAAACGATTGATCAATATTATTCGCGAGCTCCCCGAAGAAGATATCACATTGACCATCGATGGAGAACGTATCGGAGTCAGCTTTTCCCGTGGCGAATCCGTAATCATGGGTATGTCCTCTTCCGATTATCCCGCTTTGAAGGAAACTGTCGAGGGTATAACCACGACTCTGTCAGGAGCTGATTTTGTTGAAATGGTTGACAAAACGGGATTTTCAGTCGCTGTCGACAGAACGAGGCTTTCACTCACCGGTGTTTTCTGGCAGATAGCTTCCGACAAGACAACGATGGTTTCAACGGATGGTCACCGTCTCTCCCTTTCAAGCAGAAAACTGCCGCTCGATGTTTCTCAGGAAGCGGAAGCCATAGTTCCGCCAAAAGCGCTTAATCAGGCGGCCAGGATGATAGCGGCGGGAATCGAGTTGCGGAAGGTTGTTTTCGGTGATGGCATCATTCTTTTTGATTTTCCAAAAACAATTATATTTTCAAAGCTTATAGAGGGACCATACCCTAATTTCATGCAGGTTATCCCGGCCAATAACTCGAAGCACGTTTTCGTTTCCACCGAATTGCTCTCTGCTGCGGTACGAAGGGTTTCCGTTCTTTCCAATACCATTACACACCAGATAAAGCTCTCCATAACACCCGGTTCCATGGAGCTTTCCACCACAAATGCCGATATCGGAGGAGAAGCCAGGGAAAATCTTCAGGTACGGTATGACGGTGAACCGATAACGGTCGGGTACAATGCTTCTTTTCTTCAGGAAATACTGAGGAAAATCGAAACCGAGGAATCTGTTCTCGATCTGGAGCTTCCCAATGCCGCGGGCATCATAAAACCTGTCGGTCTCGATGAATCACTGGAATATATATATCTCATCATGCCGTTGAGAATAAACGAGTGA
- the gyrB gene encoding DNA topoisomerase (ATP-hydrolyzing) subunit B yields MSTENIEIDNYNTDDYNADNIQVLKGLEAVRKRPAMYIGSTGISGLNHMLYEVIDNSIDEAMAGVCKTIKITIHSDGIAEVEDDGRGIPTDIHAIEKRPALEVVMTTLHAGGKFDGKSYKVSGGLHGVGVSVVNALSEYCEVETWHSGKVYYQVYERGVPKGDMECRGDKKGHGTIVRFRPDATVFETTEFSHDIIVNRLRELAFLNKGLKIDFFDERKGKNHTFKFDGGIIEFVKYLNTNKAVIHNDPIYFIANAGDVSIEIAMQYNESYIETIFSFANNINTTEGGTHLIGFKTGLTRSVNSYSLKNDLFKGLKGALPTGDDIREGLTAVISVKLPNPQFEGQTKTKLGNSEIKGMVESLVGEGLGTAFEENPQVIRRIVTKCLEAFRAREAARKARDLTRRKSALDNANLPGKLADCSIKDPESCELYIVEGDSAGGSAKQGRDRRFQAILPIKGKILNVEKTRLDRILNSDEIRTIITAIGTGIGKEDFDISSTRYHKIIIMTDADVDGSHIRTLLMTFFYRYMPLLIEHGYLYIAQPPLYRLKKGKQEWYVTEQKDYDRFILENGIGRTKVIPDGNGTVYSGVRLLELMEKLFRFKYNYDKCIKIGFPKPLLDSLLEIREFCSCHFDDSATALPTIQKAVLSAGFTVDSINKVYSVETTSEGVETSAEGVETKAPVLGEPFENDDTERVISDYSITVAGTVNGQYIEYEMFKNTLSSIDFLNMSELKKSIRVIERFPVAIEDGDSEREEVRSLDELVDSAHRLGRKGLTVQRYKGLGEMNPEQLWSTTMNPETRTLYRVDLEDVVEADRIFTVLMGGEVEPRRKFIQENAFNVRNLDV; encoded by the coding sequence GTGAGCACCGAAAATATAGAAATCGATAATTATAATACCGATGATTATAATGCGGACAATATTCAGGTCCTCAAAGGACTCGAGGCAGTCCGTAAACGACCAGCCATGTATATCGGCTCGACTGGGATTTCCGGCCTCAATCATATGCTCTACGAGGTCATCGATAATTCGATAGACGAAGCGATGGCTGGGGTCTGCAAGACCATAAAGATCACCATACATTCGGATGGTATTGCCGAGGTGGAGGACGATGGCCGCGGTATTCCGACCGATATCCATGCAATCGAGAAAAGGCCGGCCCTCGAGGTTGTCATGACCACGCTTCATGCCGGCGGTAAGTTCGACGGGAAATCGTACAAGGTATCGGGCGGTCTCCATGGTGTGGGTGTCTCCGTCGTTAATGCCCTTTCGGAGTATTGCGAGGTTGAAACCTGGCACAGCGGAAAAGTGTATTATCAGGTATACGAGCGGGGTGTTCCGAAAGGTGACATGGAGTGCCGCGGAGACAAGAAGGGCCACGGAACCATCGTGCGGTTCAGGCCGGACGCCACAGTCTTTGAAACCACTGAATTCTCGCACGATATAATTGTCAACCGCCTTCGCGAGCTCGCTTTCCTCAACAAGGGTCTCAAGATCGACTTTTTTGATGAACGCAAGGGGAAAAATCATACGTTCAAGTTCGATGGCGGCATTATCGAATTTGTCAAGTACCTCAATACCAACAAGGCGGTCATCCATAACGATCCGATCTATTTTATCGCGAATGCCGGCGATGTTTCCATTGAAATCGCCATGCAGTACAACGAGTCGTATATTGAAACAATCTTCAGTTTCGCCAATAACATCAACACGACTGAAGGCGGGACGCATCTTATCGGTTTCAAGACCGGTCTCACACGCTCGGTCAATTCATACTCCCTCAAAAATGACCTTTTCAAGGGATTGAAGGGAGCCCTTCCAACCGGCGACGATATCCGTGAGGGTCTCACGGCTGTCATATCGGTCAAGCTTCCCAATCCCCAGTTCGAGGGCCAGACAAAGACCAAGCTCGGCAATTCCGAGATCAAGGGTATGGTCGAGTCCCTTGTCGGCGAGGGACTCGGCACCGCTTTTGAAGAGAATCCCCAGGTTATCAGGAGGATCGTCACAAAATGTCTCGAAGCCTTCCGTGCCCGTGAAGCCGCCCGTAAAGCCCGTGACCTCACCCGCCGGAAGAGCGCGCTCGACAACGCGAATCTGCCCGGCAAACTCGCCGACTGCTCGATAAAGGACCCTGAGTCCTGCGAGCTTTATATCGTCGAGGGAGACTCGGCAGGCGGTTCGGCAAAACAGGGCCGTGACAGGCGTTTCCAGGCAATTCTCCCGATCAAGGGAAAAATTCTGAATGTGGAAAAAACCCGTCTCGACCGGATTCTGAACTCCGATGAGATCAGGACGATCATCACTGCGATCGGAACCGGAATTGGCAAGGAAGATTTTGATATATCCAGCACCCGTTACCATAAGATTATCATCATGACGGATGCCGATGTGGATGGTTCCCATATCAGAACGCTCCTCATGACCTTTTTCTACCGGTATATGCCTTTACTGATCGAGCACGGGTATCTCTACATAGCCCAGCCGCCTCTGTACAGGCTCAAGAAAGGCAAGCAGGAATGGTATGTGACGGAACAGAAGGACTATGACCGGTTTATCCTTGAAAACGGCATCGGGCGGACAAAAGTGATACCGGACGGAAACGGTACGGTTTACTCGGGAGTACGGCTGCTCGAACTCATGGAAAAACTGTTCCGGTTTAAATACAACTACGATAAATGTATAAAGATCGGCTTCCCGAAGCCGCTTCTCGACAGTCTCCTCGAAATCAGGGAATTCTGCTCCTGTCATTTCGATGACTCGGCGACCGCGCTTCCTACGATTCAGAAGGCTGTTCTGTCCGCGGGATTCACCGTTGATTCCATTAACAAGGTTTATTCCGTTGAAACTACCTCGGAAGGCGTTGAAACCAGCGCTGAAGGTGTCGAAACCAAAGCTCCGGTTCTCGGCGAACCGTTCGAGAATGACGATACGGAGAGGGTAATCAGCGATTACTCGATCACTGTGGCCGGAACGGTCAACGGGCAGTATATCGAATACGAAATGTTCAAGAACACGCTCTCCTCCATAGATTTTCTCAATATGTCCGAACTCAAGAAATCCATCAGGGTTATCGAGCGTTTCCCGGTTGCTATCGAGGATGGCGATTCCGAAAGAGAGGAGGTCAGGAGCCTCGACGAGCTCGTTGACTCCGCCCACCGTCTCGGCCGCAAGGGACTCACTGTGCAGCGCTACAAGGGTCTTGGCGAAATGAATCCGGAGCAGCTCTGGTCCACGACCATGAATCCGGAGACACGCACCCTGTACCGTGTCGACCTTGAGGATGTTGTCGAAGCCGACCGTATTTTTACCGTTCTCATGGGCGGCGAAGTCGAGCCGAGGCGCAAATTCATCCAGGAAAACGCATTCAATGTCAGAAACCTGGATGTGTGA
- a CDS encoding corrinoid protein — MADFQGIADALIKGQAPAVKEKVQAAVNEGIEAAVILEKGLIAGMSVVGERFKKNEIYVPEVLIAARAMHAGMDVLKPLLADSGVQPKGVFAIGTVKGDLHDIGKNLVMMMMEGAGYRIMDLGVDVTPEKFVQAAKDGAQIIGMSALLTTTMPSMKNTIDALKAAGVRDTIKVIVGGAPLTQQYADQIGADGYAQDAATAVDVANEFMA, encoded by the coding sequence ATGGCTGATTTTCAGGGAATAGCCGATGCACTTATCAAGGGTCAGGCTCCGGCGGTAAAAGAAAAAGTACAGGCGGCGGTCAATGAGGGTATTGAAGCGGCCGTGATTCTTGAAAAGGGATTGATAGCCGGAATGAGCGTGGTTGGTGAACGTTTCAAAAAGAATGAAATATACGTTCCGGAAGTCCTTATAGCAGCCCGTGCCATGCACGCGGGAATGGATGTACTGAAGCCTCTTCTTGCTGATTCGGGTGTACAGCCAAAAGGTGTTTTTGCGATAGGCACAGTCAAGGGTGATCTCCATGATATCGGGAAAAATCTCGTTATGATGATGATGGAAGGCGCCGGATACAGAATCATGGATCTCGGAGTAGATGTCACACCGGAGAAATTCGTTCAGGCCGCAAAAGACGGAGCACAGATAATCGGGATGAGCGCCCTTCTCACAACGACAATGCCATCCATGAAAAATACGATAGACGCTCTGAAAGCAGCCGGAGTACGGGATACGATAAAGGTGATAGTCGGCGGTGCCCCTCTTACCCAGCAGTATGCGGACCAGATCGGCGCAGATGGATATGCCCAGGACGCAGCAACAGCTGTGGATGTGGCAAACGAGTTCATGGCATAA
- the dnaA gene encoding chromosomal replication initiator protein DnaA has translation MFWNAFLKALEERVSVHSFNTWFKPLVLHDLSNDVLTVSVPQQYYSSWLEEHYLSLLNSTATNLLGRNILIRFVVSAQENTPEEQQLTDHVTTHESSSSPHHDSLLEELNINPRFTFNTFVVGHSNQFAYAASKAVADAPGLTAFNPLVIYGGVGLGKTHILQAIANSYISSGKASNDRGKIIFVSSEKFTMDFILSIQKNQTAQYSQYYRAANILLVDDIQFFNNKERTQEEFFHIFNDLHQKGKQIVLTMDCPPSHLKGLADRLINRFQWGLVTDIQPPDFETRVAILKKKAENDGVELDNAIADFIASNITANIRELEGSLIRLLAYSSLHGTDISLQMASDILGDTFRKTSRTISIESIQKLISHHFSLSPDLIIGESRRKEVANARHIAMYLCKQLTSSSLKTIGLNFGNRDHSTVIHSIHLVEKKMNSEPAFLKLIQDLTNQTKNAF, from the coding sequence ATGTTCTGGAATGCTTTTTTAAAAGCATTGGAAGAACGTGTCAGTGTCCACAGCTTCAATACATGGTTTAAACCACTTGTGCTTCATGACCTCAGCAACGATGTTCTTACTGTTTCCGTTCCTCAGCAGTATTATTCGAGCTGGCTTGAAGAACACTATCTTTCCCTCCTTAACTCCACAGCAACCAATTTACTTGGCAGGAATATTCTTATACGTTTTGTTGTCAGCGCTCAGGAAAACACACCCGAAGAACAGCAACTGACGGATCATGTTACCACTCATGAATCCTCATCTTCTCCGCATCACGACAGTCTTCTTGAAGAACTCAACATCAATCCGCGTTTTACATTCAATACTTTTGTTGTCGGCCATTCCAATCAGTTCGCTTATGCCGCCTCGAAAGCTGTTGCCGATGCACCCGGTCTTACCGCTTTTAATCCCCTTGTCATATACGGCGGTGTCGGTCTCGGAAAAACCCATATTCTTCAGGCAATCGCAAACAGTTACATTTCTTCTGGAAAAGCAAGCAACGACAGAGGAAAAATTATTTTTGTCTCAAGCGAAAAATTTACCATGGATTTCATTCTCTCAATTCAAAAAAATCAGACAGCACAATACTCACAGTACTACAGGGCAGCCAATATCCTTCTTGTCGACGATATACAGTTTTTCAATAATAAAGAACGAACCCAGGAGGAATTTTTTCATATCTTCAACGATCTGCACCAGAAGGGAAAGCAGATTGTCCTCACCATGGATTGTCCCCCATCACATCTCAAGGGTCTTGCGGATCGTCTTATCAATCGCTTTCAATGGGGTCTTGTAACCGATATTCAGCCCCCCGATTTTGAAACCCGAGTCGCCATTCTTAAAAAGAAAGCTGAAAACGACGGCGTCGAGCTCGATAATGCAATCGCCGATTTCATTGCAAGTAACATTACCGCAAATATCCGTGAGCTCGAGGGGTCTCTTATCCGTCTCCTTGCATATTCTTCCCTTCATGGTACTGATATTTCCCTTCAGATGGCTTCTGACATACTCGGTGATACCTTCAGAAAAACATCACGTACCATATCGATAGAATCTATCCAGAAACTGATTTCTCATCACTTTTCTTTATCACCTGATCTCATCATTGGAGAATCGAGAAGAAAAGAGGTTGCAAACGCCCGTCACATTGCAATGTATCTCTGCAAACAGCTTACATCCTCCTCGCTCAAGACCATCGGTCTCAATTTTGGCAATCGCGATCATTCAACAGTCATACATTCAATCCATCTCGTAGAAAAGAAAATGAACTCGGAACCCGCCTTCTTAAAACTCATTCAGGACCTCACCAACCAGACAAAAAATGCTTTCTGA